The genomic window CCGTGTTCACCAGGATCGCAGTGGGCTTCATGCGTTGCAGCTCGGCCTCGCCGAACATGCCGCGCGTCTCCTCGGTCAGCGGCGTGTGGATGGACAGCACGTCGGAGCGGGACAGGAGCTCGTCGAAGGATACCGGCTCCGCCCCGGCCGCGGTGAACTGTTCAGGCGGGATGTAGGGGTCGCAGGCGATGACGCGAAAGCCGATCCCGGCCGCCTTGCGCGCCGCCGCCGACCCGATGCGCCCCAACCCCAGGACGCCGAAGGTCAGCCCGGCCAGGCGGGGAACGTCTCCCGTCACGCTTTCCCCCCAGCTCGGGCGATGGGCGACCTCGATCTCCCATGGCAGGCGGCGCAGGCAGGCCAGCGTCAGCAGGATGGCGTGGGCGGAGACCTCGTCGATGCAGTAGTCGGGCACGTTGCACACGTAGATCCCGTGCTCGGTGGCGGCCTCCACGTTCACGTTATCGTATCCGACGCCGTAGCGCACGATCACGCGACATCGCCGCAACC from Chloroflexota bacterium includes these protein-coding regions:
- a CDS encoding C-terminal binding protein, translating into MTPAFTVVVTDHQYPSLDVQIRILEEADAHLVVSPSPRPEDILSIAADADALLVGMAPITPEIIAGLRRCRVIVRYGVGYDNVNVEAATEHGIYVCNVPDYCIDEVSAHAILLTLACLRRLPWEIEVAHRPSWGESVTGDVPRLAGLTFGVLGLGRIGSAAARKAAGIGFRVIACDPYIPPEQFTAAGAEPVSFDELLSRSDVLSIHTPLTEETRGMFGEAELQRMKPTAILVNTARGPIVSNAAVLKALQEGWIAGAGLDVLEQEPAPPDEPLLSEPKAIITPHIAWYSERSIVELQQKAAEEVVRVLSGQRPRNPVNPEVQPRAVAH